A genomic region of Anopheles coustani chromosome 3, idAnoCousDA_361_x.2, whole genome shotgun sequence contains the following coding sequences:
- the LOC131264030 gene encoding chitin-binding domain protein cbd-1-like, with the protein MKVVVAILGCLLLVASSDAYNEVCIGVPNLTYVRSPQACYLYYACIDGQAYGYTCPDELWFSLELQRCVPQDESDCDIEQPPELPAAPPRPPSPECTDVDDFTYLPSDTSCQFYYQCIDNFAYLLSCPRGYWFSVSLGRCGNRYEVECDLEVPESTPNPPNPPGNLCFGRPNFSNVRDPQFCHRFYYCLNGSPFPMVCQNGFLFDETAQNCIPEEEAQCNEVPPPAPPTSGICSSVADGQMVLNPIYCNLYYVCVDETAFPSVCPDGEWFDTETQECGQPMDVFCPNGPQTTPTPNVCVDTEDGDYVASPQRCEAYYVCSGGIGYILYCPPGLWFDQVTRECINPAEAICNVPTPPTPNTTPTIPPTIPPTGPPEEGNQMCNGVANNVNLPSPDDCSRFYICFNGGAYPSNCLGGLWFNPETSLCDLPENVDCDVVIPCIDGNAYPQVCSDDLWFSNEQQRCVTKEESDCTLTDPPALPEAPEPEPSPLCAGVSNFRYVAATDSCQWYYQCIDGIAYLISCPLYYWFDENMQRCGTRYDVQCDREGSTTTIIPTPPTVDPLELCDDLPDFTLVPSASLCDRYYSCYQGNPYPQNCLPGLWFNPDTLECDDPENVEVNLPSSLKMKKNLAFYVVLLCCLIGGSLQHSSSSSSSSESNESNGNGRPPWVSTGRPPWVSTGRPPVNRDRCNGVADGTLFPAPNCANFILCEGGRDVQTACVPEGTLFDYERGVCDHPEFVTCYAQENRCTGRVNGTLIPAQECSNFIICMNELETEEVSCVPDGTLFDYQREVCDFPENVLCWESDMCAGRPDGSLAPSRNCSNFFICEDEAIFEEITCQPSGTVFDWEREVCDHPENVKCWESGSNGNSTERPPSSTASPTRPPLDTNVPNDICRGVTVGMIAHPTNCGQYVICVLGQPTVQYCPDDFIFIPELSTCGFGDASSCQASRTWVEVYKRVVSYVH; encoded by the exons ATGAAAG TGGTAGTGGCGATATTGGGGTGCCTCCTATTGGTGGCCTCCAGTGATGCTTACAACGAAGTCTGCATTGGTGTGCCGAACCTTACGTACGTAAGAAGTCCACAGGCATGCTATCTCTACTACGCATGCATCGATGGGCAGGCATACGGATACACTTGCCCGGACGAGCTTTGGTTCTCGCTGGAATTGCAGCGCTGTGTGCCCCAGGACGAGTCCGACTGTGACATTGAACAGCCACCGGAACTTCCGGCTGCTCCCCCGAGGCCACCGTCTCCCGAGTGCACGGACGTAGACGATTTCACTTACTTGCCAAGTGATACATCTTGCCAGTTCTACTATCAATGTATCGATAATTTCGCCTACCTGCTGTCATGTCCTCGTGGATACTGGTTCAGCGTATCGCTGGGCCGCTGTGGAAATCGGTATGAGGTAGAGTGCGATTTGGAGGTTCCTGAATCAACCCCCAATCCTCCTAATCCCCCTGGAAACCTTTGTTTCGGTCGACCAAACTTTTCCAACGTTCGCGATCCTCAATTTTGCCATCGGTTCTACTATTGCCTGAACGGGTCACCATTCCCAATGGTATGCCAGAATGGGTTCTTGTTCGATGAAACTGCTCAAAATTGCATCCCTGAGGAAGAGGCACAATGTAACGAAGTACCACCACCGGCTCCTCCTACCTCTGGCATCTGTAGCAGTGTCGCCGATGGTCAGATGGTCCTCAATCCTATATACTGTAATCTGTACTACGTCTGTGTGGATGAAACCGCTTTTCCATCGGTGTGTCCTGACGGTGAATGGTTTGATACGGAAACTCAGGAATGTGGCCAACCAATGGATGTGTTCTGTCCGAACGGCCCCCAGACCACACCGACGCCAAACGTCTGCGTGGACACCGAGGATGGAGACTACGTGGCAAGCCCTCAAAGGTGCGAAGCATATTACGTCTGCTCCGGCGGTATTGGCTACATTCTGTACTGCCCACCCGGACTTTGGTTCGACCAAGTTACGCGAGAGTGCATAAATCCGGCCGAAGCCATCTGCAACGTACCGACACCACCCACACCCAACACCACGCCGACGATCCCACCAACCATCCCACCGACGGGACCACCGGAGGAAGGCAATCAAATGTGCAACGGAGTAGCAAACAACGTCAACCTTCCAAGCCCGGATGATTGTTCTCGCTTCTACATCTGCTTTAATGGAGGCGCGTATCCGAGCAACTGCCTTGGCGGCTTATGGTTCAATCCCGAAACTTCGCTCTGCGATTTGCCTGAGAATGTCGATTGCGATGTGGTGATTCC CTGTATTGATGGTAATGCGTACCCGCAGGTGTGTTCCGATGATCTGTGGTTTTCAAACGAGCAACAACGCTGCGTCACAAAGGAAGAATCTGATTGTACGTTGACCGACCCACCCGCATTACCAGAGGCACCTGAACCGGAACCATCACCATTGTGCGCTGGTGTGTCTAACTTCCGCTACGTGGCAGCAACCGACTCATGCCAATGGTACTACCAATGCATCGATGGTATTGCCTATCTCATTTCCTGCCCACTGTACTACTGGTTCGACGAGAACATGCAACGCTGTGGAACTCGCTACGACGTGCAGTGTGACCGCGAGGGATCAACCACCACCATTATTCCCACACCACCGACCGTTGACCCACTCGAGCTATGTGATGATCTACCGGACTTCACGCTTGTCCCCAGTGCATCCCTTTGTGATAGATATTACTCATGCTACCAGGGGAATCCCTATCCACAAAACTGTCTACCTGGTCTGTGGTTCAATCCGGACACATTGGAATGTGACGATCCGGAAAATGTGGA GGTCAATTTACCAAGTAGcttaaaaatgaagaaaaatcttGCGTTTTATGTGGTTCTTCTGTGCTGTCTTATTGGTGGCTCCCTACAACATTCTTCGTCATCTTCGTCCAGCAGTGAGTCCAACGAGTCGAACGGGAACGGTCGACCACCATGGGTTTCAACCGGGCGCCCACCATGGGTCTCTACCGGCCGACCACCAGTGAATCGAGACCGTTGTAATGGAGTTGCAGACGGAACGCTCTTCCCAGCACCAAATTGTGCCAACTTTATCCTTTGTGAAGGGGGACGTGACGTTCAGACCGCTTGCGTGCCAGAAGGGACGCTGTTCGATTACGAACGTGGAGTTTGCGACCACCCGGAGTTCGTAACCTGCTACGCCCAAGAAAATCGCTGCACGGGCCGCGTCAATGGAACGCTCATCCCAGCGCAGGAATGCTCCAACTTCATCATCTGCATGAACGAGCTGGAAACCGAGGAGGTATCCTGTGTTCCGGACGGAACCCTTTTCGACTACCAGCGTGAGGTGTGCGACTTCCCCGAGAACGTTCTATGCTGGGAGAGCGATATGTGTGCTGGGCGGCCCGACGGTTCCCTGGCTCCTTCTCGCAATTGCAGCAACTTCTTTATCTGTGAGGACGAGGCTATCTTCGAGGAGATCACCTGCCAACCCAGCGGTACCGTCTTCGACTGGGAACGGGAGGTCTGCGATCATCCAGAAAATGTGAAATGTTGGGAGTCGGGCTCGAATGGAAATAGTACGGAACGACCACCATCATCGACCGCGTCACCGACACGACCACCGCTGGATACCAACGTTCCAAATGATATTTGCCGGGGCGTTACCGTCGGAATGATCGCACATCCTACTAACTGCGGACAGTACGTGATCTGTGTGCTTGGACAACCAACGGTTCAGTACTGCCCTGACGACTTCATCTTTATTCCCGAACTTTCCACCTGTGGCTTCGGTGatgctagctcttgtcaagcTAGCCGGACGTGGGTAGAAGTGTACAAGAGGGTCGTTTCGTACGTTCACTAA
- the LOC131260126 gene encoding probable chitinase 10, with product LVFSIALFGLLLHCASARFVSDNICLAMPNGQKLPITEDCGSYIVCEYNVQRIQRCTAGTLFDPVAMVCNWAAFVKCGQTPSLPPILIAPTPGPVTIPSAPTPPRAPSVTPSIPTAPTALPTQTVTTTTTRKPTQPPIVPTAPTAPPVVHTAAPTVATIRPTTTLQPIPTTPSYNAPINPYPFCTPDEFSFTAHPSACESYYICAYGKLILHSCGHGVYWNTATNQCDFPENTDCTNLPNPAAPENSTPSAETTTISIIPDCYGNDIFYPNYADCSQYYICIGLHPILMSCPTNFLWNSKVSQCETPATAFCAQK from the exons TTAGTCTTCAGTATAGCCCTCTTTGGGCTATTGCTTCACTGTGCATCGGCTAGATTTGTATCTGATAAC ATATGTCTGGCGATGCCGAATGGGCAGAAGTTGCCTATAACCGAAGACTGTGGTTCGTACATCGTCTGCGAGTACAATGTCCAGAGGATTCAACGCTGCACTGCTGGTACGCTGTTCGATCCTGTGGCAATGGTTTGTAACTGGGCGGCTTTTGTAAAATGCGGCCAAACTCCGTCCCTGCCACCGATTTTGATCGCTCCGACACCGGGTCCCGTTACAATTCCCTCCGCCCCAACACCACCTCGGGCACCTTCCGTAACCCCGAGTATCCCAACAGCTCCTACGGCACTTCCAACACAAACGGTAACCACCACTACAACTCGCAAACCAACGCAGCCACCCATTGTCCCGACAGCACCGACTGCACCCCCAGTAGTTCACACCGCTGCACCTACCGTGGCGACGATCCGGCCAACTACTACCCTGCAACCAATACCGACCACTCCTTCGTACAACGCACCCATAAACCCATACCCATTCTGTACTCCGGACGAATTCAGTTTTACCGCGCATCCGTCCGCTTGTGAGAGCTATTATATCTGTGCATATGGTAAGCTTATCTTGCATAGCTGTGGTCACGGAGTGTACTGGAACACAGCTACGAATCAGTGCGACTTCCCTGAGAATACCGACTGCACCAACCTACCAAACCCTGCCGCTCCGGAAAACTCAACGCCCTCTGCGGAAACGACCACTATATCCATCATTCCCG ATTGCTACGGTAACGACATCTTCTATCCCAACTATGCCGACTGTAGCCAGTACTACATTTGCATTGGACTGCATCCAATCCTGATGAGCTGCCCGACTAACTTCCTTTGGAACAGCAAGGTATCGCAGTGCGAGACTCCAGCCACTGCATTTTGCGCGCAAAAATAA
- the LOC131264041 gene encoding probable chitinase 10, with product MITNSKTHAFGLLALVATIGCVAAQTTTDPCVGSDLPFLPHPTECSKYFSCYGGIGYEQVCPDGKYFDPTRSICDIAQNVDCVVNNCPPDGIVFLPIPNVCDRYTICVGGEAFEGICDENLYFDEALGDCNYKNESGCVVNPCTQPPPNPPILEIHPNESSCTQYLICLSGQPVVRDCAPGLFFDPTALQCVVADACIVSIISEERPEPLTPPELIPQQLTLQQQTL from the exons ATGATAACCAACTCCA AAACGCATGCGTTCGGGCTTCTCGCCCTAGTGGCCACAATCGGTTGTGTGGCGGCTCAAACTACAACGGATCCTTGCGTCGGATCGGATCTACccttcctgccacatccaaccGAATGCTCTAAGTACTTCTCCTGCTATGGTGGTATCGGGTACGAGCAAGTCTGCCCCGATGGCAAGTACTTCGATCCGACGCGATCGATTTGTGACATCGCGCAAAATGTGGACTGTGTGGTGAACAATTGCCCTCCGGACGGTATCGTGTTTTTACCCATTCCTAACGTCTGCGATCGCTACACAATCTGTGTTGGCGGAGAAGCTTTTGAAGGCATCTGCGATGAAAATCTCTACTTTGATGAGGCGTTGGGAGATTGCAACTATAAGAACGAAAGTGGTTGCGTCGTGAATCCGTGCACTCAGCCTCCACCGAATCCGCCCATATTGGAGATTCATCCAAACGAGTCTAGCTGCACACAATATTTGATCTGCCTTAGCGGTCAACCAGTGGTTAGGGATTGTGCACCCGGCCTGTTTTTCGATCCAACTGCATTGCAGTGTGTCGTTGCCGATGCTTGTATTGTAAGTATTATTTCTGAAGA GAGGCCGGAACCACTGACCCCGCCGGAACTGATACCCCAGCAACTGACACTTCAGCAACAGACACTCTAG
- the LOC131264052 gene encoding peritrophin-44-like, whose product MLRFVLFVVLLSLCNAQAPVCDPTLTSFHADKLSCTQYYTCFNGVATLQTCPDQKYYDASRTLCDIPANVPCTIGPCTGTTGLTTVAIPGDCTGYKLCLNGTEFDMKCATGTLYDATYGDCVMAKNSKCEENPCLTVDPATASPSTFYPSSKLCKNYIICNKQTPVVRTCLSATVFSPTVAKCVPPAEYTCPPGTF is encoded by the exons ATGT tgAGGTTTGTGCTGTTCGTAGTACTGCTGAGCCTGTGCAATGCTCAGGCACCTGTCTGTGACCCTACTTTGACGTCGTTCCATGCGGACAAGTTGAGTTGTACTCAGTACTATACCTGTTTCAACGGAGTGGCTACACTGCAAACGTGCCCAGATCAGAAGTACTACGATGCTTCCCGTACGCTCTGTGATATACCCGCGAATGTACCCTGCACCATCGGACCGTGCACCGGAACCACCGGGTTGACGACTGTGGCGATTCCAGGCGACTGCACTGGTTACAAGCTATGCTTGAATGGCACCGAGTTCGACATGAAGTGCGCCACTGGAACGTTGTATGATGCAACCTATGGAGACTGCGTAATGGCAAAGAACAGCAAGTGCGAGGAGAACCCGTGCCTCACTGTCGATCCGGCCACCGCATCACCTTCCACATTTTATCCGTCTTCAAAGTTGTGCAAAAACTATATTATCTGCAACAAGCAGACTCCAGTAGTACGCACATGTCTCAGTGCTACCGTGTTTAGCCCTACCGTTGCCAAATGCGTTCCTCCGGCAGAATATACTTGTCCACCTGGCACTTTTTGA